A region from the Candidatus Dependentiae bacterium genome encodes:
- a CDS encoding topoisomerase DNA-binding C4 zinc finger domain-containing protein, giving the protein MSIKTNSKFMWPLLTAVAFIVCGLVCWNVSFYIPKTTTVEKSVSKKKQTSPLGDCEKCGKSLRKVNGRFGQFVGCSGYPECKYIQRKKASFCCPECAGSVEERKWSGGTLWGCGNYPECRYAIFSDIQDSPCLKCDKSPYLLKKTDENGIIVLTCPHEECK; this is encoded by the coding sequence ATGTCTATAAAAACAAACTCAAAATTTATGTGGCCACTGCTCACTGCAGTGGCTTTTATTGTCTGTGGTCTGGTATGCTGGAATGTGAGTTTTTACATTCCAAAAACGACAACTGTAGAAAAATCAGTTTCTAAGAAAAAACAGACATCGCCACTTGGTGATTGTGAAAAGTGTGGCAAATCACTGAGAAAAGTTAATGGACGATTTGGGCAGTTTGTAGGATGCAGCGGGTATCCAGAGTGTAAGTATATTCAACGTAAAAAAGCATCGTTTTGTTGTCCCGAGTGTGCTGGATCTGTTGAAGAAAGAAAGTGGAGCGGTGGAACTTTGTGGGGTTGCGGTAACTATCCAGAGTGTCGCTATGCCATATTTTCAGACATCCAAGATAGTCCATGTTTAAAGTGTGACAAAAGTCCCTATCTTTTGAAGAAAACAGATGAAAATGGGATTATTGTTCTTACGTGTCCACACGAAGAATGCAAGTGA
- the topA gene encoding type I DNA topoisomerase produces the protein MKKLLIVESPGKIKTITKFLNNEFRVMSTVGHIKDLPSKGLGITIESSGITLEYETIKDKEKVISDLVKAAKASDEVYLAPDPDREGEIIAWHVEQEINKFLSPSQIHRITFNEITKSAITEAIKNPSKVDMPKVFAQQARRVLDRWVGYEVSPILWRKLAKGLSAGRVQSVALKIICQREKEIRAFKTEEYWSIEGAFAHGKSIFNAMLTHISKKPAELKTEAETNKVVSELKNKNYVIDSIVDKERVKNPVAPFITSSLQQAAVNKLGFSVKKTMTIAQSMYEGIPLEDPKSPTALITYMRTDSTRLSQTAIDGAREFILSEWGKTYLPTKPNLYGKKEGAQDAHEAIRPIEMSLKPDDIKPYVSAEIYKLYQLIWSRAVASQMKPALYAQRQVVIVADKYTFKVTGSTLTFDGFLKAYQTEEEDDDKVVKLPNGLKENEPLALEKIDPKQHFTQPPAKFSEATIVKELEKQGIGRPSTYATIISTIQARKYVELDKKRFVPTDLGMKVTEMLDENLPKIMDLKFTAHMEEDLDKIASGNMERDKLLNEFWESFSVDLEKFKGQTSKLGKKTLEETPLDCSSCNEKKLVVRLGKNGSFLGCPGYPKCTFTSKFERKDDGTIVLLEDTDQPTLLDEKCSKCSKPMRLMKGRFGEFVACSGYPECKNIKQNIASFPCPLCSGSIAERKWRGGKLWGCQGYPKCKFSIFSDIEQSPCPKCNKSLYMLKKTDRSGKTNLICPEDGCKHVVAQAE, from the coding sequence ATGAAAAAACTGCTCATTGTTGAATCTCCTGGAAAAATAAAAACTATTACTAAATTTCTTAATAATGAATTTCGTGTGATGTCCACGGTTGGACACATAAAAGACCTTCCCTCAAAAGGTCTAGGTATTACCATTGAAAGCAGTGGAATTACTTTAGAATACGAAACAATTAAAGATAAAGAAAAAGTAATAAGCGACCTTGTAAAAGCAGCTAAGGCCTCTGATGAAGTCTATCTAGCTCCTGATCCTGATCGCGAGGGAGAGATTATTGCATGGCACGTAGAACAAGAAATTAACAAATTTCTATCGCCAAGCCAAATCCATAGAATTACTTTTAACGAAATTACGAAATCGGCAATAACCGAGGCTATTAAAAATCCATCAAAAGTTGATATGCCAAAAGTTTTTGCTCAACAGGCTCGTAGAGTTTTGGATAGATGGGTTGGTTATGAAGTTTCTCCGATTTTATGGAGAAAGCTCGCAAAAGGACTATCGGCTGGTCGTGTTCAATCTGTTGCCTTGAAAATAATTTGTCAGCGCGAAAAAGAAATTAGAGCTTTTAAAACAGAAGAGTATTGGTCAATTGAAGGCGCTTTTGCCCACGGTAAAAGCATTTTTAATGCGATGCTTACTCATATTAGCAAAAAGCCTGCAGAGCTTAAAACAGAAGCTGAAACAAATAAAGTTGTTAGCGAATTAAAAAATAAAAATTATGTCATTGATAGCATTGTTGATAAAGAACGAGTTAAAAATCCAGTAGCTCCTTTTATCACAAGTAGTTTGCAGCAAGCAGCGGTAAACAAACTTGGTTTTTCAGTTAAAAAAACAATGACGATAGCGCAAAGTATGTATGAAGGTATTCCGCTTGAGGATCCAAAATCTCCAACAGCACTTATTACCTATATGAGAACCGATTCTACAAGGCTTTCTCAAACAGCAATTGATGGCGCTCGAGAATTTATTTTATCTGAGTGGGGCAAAACATATCTGCCAACTAAGCCAAATTTATATGGTAAGAAAGAAGGCGCTCAAGACGCTCACGAAGCGATTCGGCCTATTGAAATGTCATTAAAGCCTGATGACATTAAGCCATACGTTTCTGCTGAAATTTATAAATTATATCAATTAATTTGGTCGCGTGCTGTTGCGTCACAAATGAAGCCTGCTTTGTATGCACAGCGTCAAGTTGTGATTGTAGCAGATAAATATACGTTTAAAGTTACCGGTTCAACTCTGACCTTTGATGGCTTTTTGAAAGCATATCAAACTGAAGAAGAAGATGATGATAAAGTTGTCAAGTTGCCAAATGGTTTGAAGGAAAATGAACCGTTAGCGTTAGAAAAAATAGATCCAAAGCAGCATTTTACACAACCACCTGCAAAATTTTCTGAAGCAACAATTGTAAAAGAACTTGAAAAACAAGGGATTGGTAGACCAAGTACCTATGCAACAATTATAAGCACTATTCAAGCTAGAAAATATGTTGAACTTGATAAAAAACGTTTTGTGCCAACAGATCTTGGCATGAAAGTTACAGAAATGCTTGATGAAAATCTTCCAAAAATTATGGATCTTAAGTTTACGGCTCACATGGAGGAAGATCTTGATAAGATTGCAAGTGGCAATATGGAAAGAGATAAGCTTTTAAATGAATTCTGGGAATCCTTTTCCGTTGATCTAGAGAAGTTTAAAGGACAAACTAGCAAGCTTGGTAAAAAAACATTAGAAGAAACTCCTCTTGATTGTTCTTCGTGTAATGAAAAAAAATTAGTCGTTCGTCTGGGGAAAAATGGAAGCTTTCTTGGCTGTCCTGGATATCCAAAATGTACGTTTACAAGCAAGTTTGAACGTAAAGATGATGGAACAATTGTGCTTCTTGAAGATACTGATCAACCAACTCTTTTAGATGAAAAGTGTAGCAAATGCAGCAAGCCAATGCGTTTGATGAAGGGCCGCTTTGGGGAATTTGTTGCGTGCTCTGGTTATCCAGAATGTAAAAACATCAAACAAAACATTGCTTCATTTCCATGCCCGCTTTGTAGTGGATCTATCGCTGAACGCAAATGGCGTGGTGGTAAGCTATGGGGATGCCAAGGTTATCCAAAATGTAAATTTTCAATTTTTTCAGATATTGAGCAATCGCCTTGTCCAAAGTGTAACAAAAGTTTGTACATGCTTAAAAAGACTGATCGCTCTGGAAAAACAAATCTAATTTGTCCAGAGGATGGTTGCAAGCACGTTGTTGCTCAAGCAGAGTAA
- a CDS encoding VWA domain-containing protein encodes MTTFFQFAYPKACLTSLIILLGVIALRYIWYNPTIFLYPLTSFLKKKNLQASFLPTKFFFVIRTTSLILMAILIGKPQFVDLKSKITVEGIDIVLALDVSGSMNCFDDQNDRRSRLEVAKAEALNFIEKRQNDAIGLVIFGRYAIARCPLTLDKNILNDIISKLEIGQPSQDMAQATMLSQGLVTSVRRLQASKSKSKIIVLLTDGEPSPGDLDPKDALQIAKEIGVKIYTIGIGGDEGGFNTDPIFGAYRVRAPLNKELLKKIAKETNGQFFEAKKPKDLKTIYETIDKLEKRSYETEIYNKYHDYFMPILWWIITLTCIELFMATWIWFII; translated from the coding sequence GTGACTACTTTTTTTCAATTTGCTTATCCTAAAGCATGCCTTACAAGCCTTATAATCCTACTTGGAGTTATTGCACTACGTTATATATGGTATAACCCAACCATATTTCTATATCCTCTGACTTCTTTTTTAAAAAAGAAAAACCTTCAAGCATCATTTCTTCCAACAAAATTCTTTTTTGTAATTCGCACGACAAGCCTTATTTTAATGGCAATTTTAATAGGAAAACCACAATTTGTTGACTTAAAATCTAAAATCACAGTTGAAGGAATCGATATTGTTTTAGCCCTAGATGTTTCTGGCAGCATGAACTGCTTTGATGATCAAAATGATCGAAGATCGCGACTAGAAGTTGCAAAAGCAGAAGCCTTAAACTTTATTGAAAAGCGACAAAATGACGCAATTGGATTGGTTATCTTTGGTCGCTATGCAATAGCTCGGTGTCCATTAACCCTTGATAAAAACATTTTAAACGACATCATTTCTAAATTAGAAATCGGCCAACCAAGTCAAGACATGGCCCAAGCAACAATGCTTTCTCAAGGACTGGTAACTTCAGTTAGAAGACTGCAAGCCTCTAAATCAAAGAGTAAAATAATAGTACTGCTAACGGATGGAGAACCTTCTCCTGGCGATCTTGACCCAAAAGATGCGCTGCAAATAGCAAAAGAGATTGGCGTAAAAATTTACACCATTGGAATTGGAGGCGACGAAGGAGGATTTAACACGGATCCTATTTTTGGAGCATACCGAGTACGAGCTCCACTCAACAAAGAGCTTCTCAAAAAAATAGCAAAAGAAACCAATGGTCAATTCTTTGAAGCAAAAAAACCAAAGGATTTAAAAACCATTTACGAAACTATCGACAAGTTAGAAAAAAGATCATACGAAACAGAAATCTACAATAAATATCATGATTATTTTATGCCTATTTTATGGTGGATAATAACTCTTACTTGCATAGAATTATTCATGGCAACATGGATTTGGTTCATTATCTAA